The nucleotide window GATCTTGGAATTGCTGGAATGTTATTTACTGGTcatggtttttaaatatttaatttttttgaattacaATCATGTCTATCTTTTTCTTCCCCACCACCCCCTCTTTCTGTTAATAGTTGGACAAAGAGAGTCTGAAGATGTGAGTGAAAGGGACTCAGACAAAGAGATGGCTGCTAACTCAGCGGTGGTTCAAGACATCACgaaggagggaaaggaggaaatgCCTGAGATGATGGAACCAATCCCTGCCTTGGAAAGCAGCGTGGAAGAGCTGATGCAACCCCCTGAGCCCCAGGCTAACGACGTGGGATTTAAGAAGGTGTTCAAGTTTGTTGGCTTCAAATTCACCGTGAAAAAGGATAAAACCGAGAAGTCAGACAGCGTGCAGCTCCTCACCGTCAAGAAGGATGAAAGTGAAGGGGCAGGAGAGTCCGACGGGGCTGGTGACCACCCGGAGCCCAGCCGTGAGACGGGGGATGCAACACCCAAAGACGGTGAACTGAAACAGTCCACCGAGAAACCCGAAGAGGCGCCCCAACGTGAGCAGAGCTGCACGGAAATCTCCCTTCAGACCGAGTCTGGTCAAGCAGCTGAGGAAGGCAAAGATGAAGGAGAagagaaacaagagaaagaaaccGCCAGACCTGCAGACTCCCCGACTAGTCCCGTGGCCAGCGAAACCGCCTCACCCTTTAGAAAATTCTTCACTCAAGGCTGGGCCGGCTGGCGCAAAAAGACCAGCTTCAGGAAGCCCcgggaggaggagctggaggcttccgagaagaaaaaggaacaggAGCCAGAAAAAGCCGAAGAAAATGAGAAGATGGAAGAGCCCTGCGAGCAGCCACCTGCCCAGGAGGCTCCTGAGAGCACCCAGGATGCCAGGCTGTCGGCCGACTATGAAAAAGTGGAGCTGCCCTCTGAAGACCAAGTGCAGGCACCTCCTGAAGAGAAACCAGCCCCGTTAGCAACCGAAGTGTTTGATGAAAAGGTCGAGATTGTCGCCGAAGTCCATGTTAGCACTGTAGAGAAGGACCAGGAAGAGCCGAAAGCCGAAGCGGAAGAAACAGTGGAGCTCTTGCCGCCCGAAAAGTCGACCGAGACGAGCGCCGACCTTCAGGAAGCCGAGTCGGCCGAGATGCTGAAGACGGAGGAAGATGCGGGCGCCCTGAGCGGGGACCACTCCCAGGCAACCGAGCTCAGCGGGGACCCGAAATCGCCGTCCACGCCCCCCGAGGGCACCGTGAGGGAGGCCGAAATGCTGTCCTCGCAGGAGAGAATTAAGGtgcagggaagccctttgaagaAACTATTCACGAGCACCGGCTTGAAAAAGCTCTctggaaagaaacagaaagggaaaCGAGGTGGCGACGAGGAGTCCGGGGAGCAGCCCTCAGCCTCCTTGGATTCTCCCGACAGTCCAGACGAACCGAAGGGCGTTGAGAGCTCAGCCTCGTCTCCAGAAGAGCCCGAGGAGATCACCTGTCTGGAGAAAGGGGTGGCCGAGGCCCCGGGCCAGGATGGGGAGGCGGAGGAAGGGACCACTTCCGACGGGGAGAAGAAGAGGGAAGGTGGTGTCACCCCCTGGGCATCTTTCAAAAAGATGGTGACGCCCAAGAAACGCGTGCGAAGGCTCTCTGAAAGCGATAAGGAGGACGAGGCAGACAAAGTCAAAAGCGCCACCCTGTCCTCCACGGAGAGCGCGGCCTCCGAAGTGCAGGAAGAGGCCAAAGTGAACGGAGAGGAGCCGAAGCCCGAGGAGCCCAAGCGCAAGGTCGACACCTCCGTGTCCTGGGAAGCGCTGATTTGCGTGGGGTCATCCAAGAAGAGAGCCAGAAAAGCATCCTCTTCCGACGATGAAGCAGGGCCGAAACCTCTTGGAGGGGACAGCCAGAAAGCAGAGGAAGCTGGGAGGGACAAGGAGCCGGGCCCGGAGGCAGCCGCTGCCGGTTCCCAGGACCACGAGCAACCTCCGGGAAGCTCCTCACCCGAGCCGGCCGGCAGCCCATCCGAAGGGGAGGGCGtctccacctgggaaacctttaAAAGACTGGTCACCTCGAGAAAAAAATCGAAATCAAAATTGGAAGAGAGAAGCGAAGACTCTGTAGCTGGGTCTGGCGCAGAACATGCAGCCTCAGAGGCTGAGCCTGGGAAAGAAGAGTCCTGGGTGTCCATCCGGAAGTTTATTCCTGGGCGAAGGAAGAAAAGGCCAGATGGGAAGCAGGAGCCAGCTGCTGTCGAAGAGGCGGGGCCAGCGGAGGCCAACGAGGACGATGCGGACATCCCAGCCGTGGTCCCTCTGTCTGAATACGACGCGGTGGAAAGAGAGAAAACCGAAGCCCAGCAAGCCCCCAAGAGCCAGGAGGGGCCCGAGCAGAAGCAGGTGGATGTCGACGTGTCGGAGGAGCTCAGTAAGAGCCTGGTTCACACCGTGTCGGTGGCTGTCGTGGATGGGACAAGGGCCATTACCAACATCGAAGAAAGGGCGCCCTCCTGGATCTCGGCTTCGGTGACAGAACCGCTGGAACAAGCTGAAGGTGAAGCCACACCACCAAGCGAGGAGGTGCTTGAAAGAGAAGTCGTCGCAGAGGAAACCCCCATCGTTACCAAAGCGCTGCCAGAGAGCCAGGAGGCGAGTGATGACACGATGGCCAGCGAGGTGGAATTAACCTCAGAAGCTGTGACAGCCGCTGAAACCACAGAGGCCTCTGGTGCGGAAGAGACCACCGACATGGTTTCGGCTGTCTCTCAGTTAACCGACTCTCCAGACACCACCGAGGAAGCGACACCAGTGCAAGAGGTGGAGGGAGGCGTGCCTGACGCGGAGGACCAGGCGAGAAAGACCCGAGAGGTGCTGCAGGCTGTTGCAGAAAAAGTTAGAGAAGAGTCACAGCTGCCAGATGACGCCATCCAGACAACCCAGAAAGgacaagcaaaaatactggagaaagTGGAAGAGGCCGAGGAGGGTTCTCAGGCCCTAGATCTGAAGGAAGTGATGGATGGAGTATCCAAAGTGCTTGTCCAAGATACTGAAACTGAGACTTTGACACAGGAGAACGTGGTTGCAGAGGCCACCGCAGAAAGCTTGGGAGAAGTTCCTCCAGGCACAGACAGTGCAGAGGCCAGGGAGCTGGTGAGCACTTGTCTTGCTGAAACCGGGACTGGGGTAGAAGCAGAGACTGCCCTAGAGCAGGTTGTTGCTCCTGACTCAACTGAAACCCTCACGGACAGTGAGACCAACGGAAGCACCCCAGTAGCAGATCTTGACGCTTCAAATCTAAGCCAGCCAGACAAGATCATGGATGTCCGTGAATATGGTGAGGTTCCAGCCGGCACTCAGTCCCAGGTTCCCGAAGGCGAGGTGCCTCCTGCACTGAAAGAGCTGCCTGCAGCATCTTCTGATTTTCAGCTGCAGGAGGAAAGGTCTTCAAAGATGGCAGAGGGTCTGGAACACACGgatgaagaggagggaacagTGGAGACTGTAGCCATCCTTTCAAAGACTGAGGTGATTCAAGAGACTGGCCAGTGCTCTGATGAGGAAGCCAAAGAAGAACCATCCATGGAAGGACTTGCCTTGTCTGCCGACACAGAAATACCTGAGAAAAAGATAACTGCAGTTGTCCTTGAGGAGGACGTTACTAAGAAAGTTGAATTTCAAGAGAATGATAATATAGAACTCCAGAGTCCTGCTAAGTCTCTTCCAACCccagcagagagagagatggtagTTGAAGGGAAAAGGGAGACAGTGCAAGTGGAGGCAACTGAAGGGAATGAAGAGAAACTTGAGCACGAACCAGCTGTGGCCGTATGTGAAGAGCTCAGTAAGCAACTGGTTCAGACAGTGAATGTCACCATCATCGATGGGGAAAAGGAAGTCGTCAGTTTTGAAGGAAGTTCTCCCCTGCTGGCTTCCGAGGAAGAGGCATGCACGGGAATCTCAGTTCAAAGCTCTGAGGCAGCATTAGCTCTGATAGCTGCAGCCGTGGAGGAGAAGGTCTTAGGAGAAGCTGTCAAGATTGTAGAAACAACCGAGGCTTTGAAATCTGCAGAAGCTCATCTAGTACCGGAAGTAGAGTcctcagaaaaagacaaagagttTCCTGCCCAGCCTGGGGAAGAAGATGTGGCATCCACAGGGACTGAGTCTCAAGCAGAATCAATACCGACAATAGTATCTATTACGCCTGGAAAAGGCATTGACGCTGACCTGGAAGGAGACGAAACCATATCACAGAAACAGGAGTTGGGTGGAGATGGCGAGCAGGTTGGTGGTCAGGAAGGCAGAGAGATCAACACAGGAGAGGAAGACGGCAAGGCGGAAAGTGAGATTTCGAAACTTGAGAAGGAGAGCTGCAGACTTGTACAGAGCGTGATTCAGACAGCCGTTGACCGTTTGGGGAGTACAGAAGAAACGGCCACCGATGTCCAGACCCAGGCTCAACTGGCAGAAGCCGACAGCCAGGAAGCTGGgcagaaaatggagaaagaagaaagcaaaccTCAGGCCTGCCCGGTGGATGAAACACAAGCCGTAGAAGCCAAAGAGGAGTCCCCACTAAGCACCGGGGAACACGCGCATCTCAGTGTTTCCAAAGATGCGAATGAAGCTTCAGAGAAGGTGGCAGCCACTAGCATAGAAGGTTCCAAGGTAGACGACCAGCGGCTTGAAGAGGTAGCTCTCCCAtgccagaaaaagagagaaatcctTGAAACAGAGTCTGTGCTGCAAGATGACGGCAGTGCCGGgtttggagaaagaaagaagtcaCCATCTGAATCCCGAGAAGATGAAAAAGGTGATGCTGCCGGTGACCCTGGAAACCAAACCTCAACCCCAGAGGATGCTGAGGCCTCGGGAGGCTCAACCAAAGAGTCCCTAGATACAAATGGACCcaaactgaaagagaagggagACAGCCAGGAGGAAAAGGTGCAGAGCGAGTCggaaaaagagatgaaaacacaAACACAGGAGGAGACACAGAACCAAGAGAGAGATCTGGCAAAACCCGAACCCACGGAATCCTAAAACATCACgtgagtaacttttttttttttttaagtaatttcccTCTTCACCCCCCGCACCCCCCATTCAGATGGCAGATTTGTTATGAGTTCAGGTAATGAGGATTTTATGCCGAACCTACATCTGGGGAAATAACCATCAACCAGactaggagacccaggttagtttcctttttctcattgACATACTCATCAGTCTTACTGGTGCCCTAAGAGTAGTGACTTCGTTTTACCGCCAGTATGACTGctttctaagaaaataaagaggcctgtgtgtgtgcgcacaagTGTGcgtttgtgtatgtgtttggccCGAGGACATAAAAACTATGTTGTGCTCACTCAGCACCATACCAGCTAgtttgttgcatttttaaaaaaataactagaaGTCCAAAGTAGGTTTATACGCTGCTGCTTGAAATGTAATTTATAGCTCTCTGGGAAAAATATTGATTTCTTCCAACATAGTGACAagcactttaaaaacatttcctgTGCATATGAGAGCCTAACTACTGCTGTTTGGgtatgggttggccaaaaagttcgtttgggtttttctggaacatattatggaaaaacccgaacgaactttttggcctacTCAGTAGCAAAGGACATTGTATTTGGACCCCTCACCATGTTTGTTTCTTACGGAGTTCAGCCTATGGTTTGCACCAGGGTTCCCACTGGCCTCATCTCTCACAACTCTTAGTGCCATTgcagaaatgagaaaggaaaagcagATTTCATTTACTTTTGATCCTAACTTCCTTCCACAGTTACACTTGTGTACTTGGAAGAGCAGAATGTGAAGACAAGTAGGGGAAGAAATCGAATGCTGCTGACGAAACCAGTCTTTCAGAACTTTGGAAGCCGAAGAACAGACATGTCAACTGCTCATTTCCCGAGAACCCCTGACAATCCTGAGGCTTCATCGGGAGCTATAGCCAGATAACATTTCCTCTCGTCAAGACCACACTGACATTTTCCCTCAGTACCATATAATGTTTCTGATTCAAGGTCCTCAATTCTTAGCCCGGAACTGGAGTTGGCAATTCTTGGGTCTGCTTCTCAAACTGGAGTATcgttctttatgtatttatatgtatgtttcaAGTAACCCTCCTTCTGTatctattgtatattttttttttcttaacgtCTAAGGAAATGTACAGCGTAGTGCAATTCCTTTTGTATCACACATTATATGACGGGGCATGCGGCCACGGTGAAGCCTCGGGAAGCTTTCTGCTGCCGCAGTTACAGCCTTTGAAAACAGCTCTCTAGAAATAACATTCCTGATCAGAAGCTCCACCTCTTTTAAAATTCACTAAGGATTAGGTTACATGTTCAGTATCACTCTGAAATAGGTCCCTTTCCTATTATGCATAGTAtgctaaaaagaaaagatttttttttttttttttttgaggggttgTGGGGGAGACATATAGAATGTCCCATTGTTGCTGGGAAATTTTTCTTCCTGGCCCCCGGGTGGAGGTTGGAAGGAAGTTTTTTTCAGGAGCAGATTAAGTTGGAGTCTTTTCTCCTAATTGTTACGGTTGTTTGGACGGATGCGTGTGCTTTCATTTTGAGGCAAAGTAGTGAAATGTTTTCACATTATCAAGAAAAGAATTGACTGCTTTTGAGTCGACCTTACATGCTGGACCCCCATTCACACACAGCACGAAATAAGTCAGAGTCTTTACAAATGGTATTTTGATAGATGCTGGATTGTTATCTGTGCCATATTTGTGCCCACTCTTTTAAGAACAATGTAGCATTATGTTCATTTGGATAAATTGTGATTTGAAAACctatttcaataaaacatttgCTTCACTTAGATTTGCTGGATTTCTTAGATAATAGGAAGCCTGGGTCCTATGTTTACTGCATCGGAAAAGCAGAGAAGCTAGAACTTTCTAATGTCACTACACAGGGTCACTGCTTTACGTCGGTTTAAGTTTCAGATTAGGGGAAGTCAAGGGCAGAGAGGCTTCCGCTGAAATAAACCAGGAGCTTTTCAGATTGAAGGCACTGAAACAGTGCGACCATCTGCTGGTGCTTCCTGAAAAGGTTGGTTTTCTTTGTTAATATGTGTTAATGACAAATGTCTCTAGAAGGACATTTTAGGAAGGCTTAGCAGTAAGAATGCCTTGCCTAACAGGTGATCTTGgaaaaaattcttaaagtatCAAAATGATTTCTAATTCATGCTAATATACAAAAGATTCTGTCAGACAATTGCTACACACACAGAACCATCCCCTATCTACTGGAGAGTTGCTACTTTTTCATGGGTAGAGAACCAGTCTGGTGTATACACTTCTTCAATTTTACGTAAACTCAGTACTCCAGTTTGAGAACTTAAATTTCAACTGCcgattaaataattttaaagcataaCACTCAAGCAAAACTAGAATAgtccttttttgtttattttttagccGAAAGACAGTTGGCTGTTAAAACTGGAAAGTAGTTTCTCATAAACAAACAAATCtgattacaataaaaaaaaaaattggccataTTAGAAACACCCCTCATGCTAAGAGCATATGGCCTTGCAGTTGGAGAACATTTAATATCCTTTTAGGAGTTATTTGCACATTTAATAGCCACTTATGCTTAATTATTAAACTTTAAAATCTCCAAATTAAAAATACCCTCTGATCTGAAGATCTTTTTCCAGcttgagacttaaaaaaaaactctaaacgCTGGTGTCAATTTCTGAAGACCAACGGAAATTTGGAGATGACAGCAGTTTTTAAGGAGTTCATTAGACTTATAATTATTGACTGACTTCCTTTCTATGTCAGGAAGAAGGTTTGTGCTGTTTTGAACAGATTAAAGATTTGTGTAGTTTATGGTAATCATTTTGGGGGGTTTAAATTCCATCCTGCCGCTCATCCTATTGGGATTTGGCCTTGGCCAGGTCATTCCAGCCATCACAGCTGGTTTTTCAGTGGCAGTTGCTTGGTGACTGTGCCCTTTTGATGTGCCCTGGGTTACTCCCGTTCAGGTTCTGTACCTGTGTCTGTTAAGCATCATTGTTTTATCAACAGGAGGAATGCTATGAACAGTAGCATGACATACAATtctgtattataattttaaagctGCTGTTGTGAAGTCCTTAAGCATCAAATGCAAACTGCAGAAGTTGGAGCAAGTGCCTAAACTTTGCTAATTTTTGCATTACTATGGAGCCTTGTACAATAGAAAGGAATGCAAGACTTGtacactcttgccatttcttatACTTGAGGAATATAAAATGTTCCCCCTCAGGTTCTTTTGCTAATGGTACACCCGAGTTGCCTCTCTCTGCCACACAGATAACTTTGTTCCGATATTTCCTTTGAGATATTGAAGGGCTGGAAATTTTAGCTTTCAGTATAAACTTCAAGCTTAGCGGTTTTCCTTTAATCTGAGACAATATTTGATTCTTACTTCTGTTTGGGGGGGGGTGCAGATTTTTCATTTATCTAAATAAAATGCAACCTAATTAAATACCATGGATTTTCTTCCTGTAATTTCACCTTAATTCAATTTTGATTGCTCTTTACCGTCGTGAGATTCATCATGCATTTCACTTCTACTTTTAACTATATGTAATCATCCCTTGCGACACTGTCCACAGAGCTTCCTGGGACTGTACGAGTGCACAGAAATCTCTTCAGTGATTCTTAAGCTTTTCGGGTTAGGGACCCCTTTGATTAGACGCTCAGTAAGCCTCTGGCTGACATCCAACCCCACAAATGAGCACAGTTTTACGCAGTTTTTGGATAGCCACACTCTGAAATCCCAACCGGGAACCAGAACCAGAGTTAGAAAACCCTTATCTGacagcagaaaaggaaatgggcACAGTGCGAGGATTCCCAGGAAGAGGCTGGCACCTCAATGTGACCAGTGTCACAGGGACGAAGGAAAAGGAAGTCGCttagtggtgcctgactctttaagaccccatggactgtagcccaccagtctcctctgtccatggcagtctccaggcaagaataccggagtgggttgccatttcctcctccaaggggtcttcccgacccagggatcgaacctgggtctcccacactgcaggcagatgctttaccctctgagccaccagaaagttCCCTTAGCCATCCATATCCTATTGTTGGTGTCACATGACTGCACCTCTAATGTGATTCTAGGGACCAATCTGCTGGGCAGCCTGGCACAGTTTTTGTACAAATGCAAGTTCCTCCTCACCACCAAGTTCCTTACCATCTCCACCCTATGGTATATCGCTGGAATTAGGTAAATGACTTGGCTCTccttttagaaatgagaaaattgagatatAGACCACCAGTCATGTGATCACACAGATTGTAGCTAAGGTGACCAGGACTTAGAGATGGCATTGTagtgaaaataatataatcatgactttttttttttaagtgctgtcACGGCTTAGAAATcaccccccgacacacacacacttttttgaTGTTTAAATATTAACAGGCATCTGTATAGTGCATGCcaagttgattcagtcatgtttgactttgtaaccccatggaccgtagcccaccaggctcctctgtccatgggattctccaggcaagaatactggagtgggttgccatgccgtcctccagaggatcttcccaacacagggactgaacctgagtctcctgcactgcaggtggattctttacctgctgagctaccagggaagcccccatctgtACAGTATCCAAAGCAATCTCGTGCCTTTTTGCATATTCTCCTATTTCTTGTTGACATGAAAAATTTTAACACAAGAGAAGTATTACATCCAACCTTAAGAGAAACTTGCCTATAGATAGTATTCATATTTGGAAACCAGAGTTGGAATAATATTTCCTAAATGACGAAATTAGGACTCAATATGTTATTTTCCAACAACAGGATATGTTTGCTAAGTCCTAGCACTAACTCGCCCCTCtgctttttcttgtttgttcTAAAACTCCCAAATAACCTGATATAATTAACAAGTACAAGAATACTTTACATTAGGTTAACTTAAAAACCACATTGTGTTTGATCCTAATTACGCTTGTTAACCTCAGAAGCTCTCCTAATTCCAGGAAAAGCGGATGAGGTTGTCTTTAGGACTTGAAACCTGGACATAGAGTTCCTTGTAAAGGCTTTATGGAAAGTGTACGGCCGCATTGACCAGTGGACCATTTTAAAGAGTGGGATTTAAACTAAACGGTTACTAGTTTAACAGAGAAGAGATGCTGTCCCAAGGCAGTGTTGGCATTCTGCCCCACTCCCCTGTCGAGTTTTGGTTAGGGTCTTAGGGGTGTGGTTAATGGTTAGGGTGTTAATGAGTTGGGACCAAAGATACTTGTGATCCTGCAAGGCCCAGGACAACCCTTCTTAAAAAGAAGTTTCTACCTAAAATGCCAATGCTTCTAGAGAATTGCTACTCGAGAATTAAAGACCAGAGGTTAGGAGGAGACTAACATGTTACTATGGTAATAgctatcatcaccaccaccatcatcatcaccagctAGCAAGagataattgttgttgtttagtcactaagtcgtgtccggctctttgcgaacccatggactgcagcacgtcaggctcctctatctgtgggatttcccaggcaagaatactggagtgggttgctgttacTGGAGTATATTAAAATAGTGACACTTTGGCTTGGAGAGCTAAGAGGGAAATCAAAAGATGGTTAGGAGATGAACTTAACAGGACACAATACCTGATTAACTGTTGTGGGAATACCAGGGCGTGAAGAATGAAGTTTctggggaattctctggtggtccagtggttaggactcggcgctTTCACtggcagaggttcaatccctgattggggaactaagatcctgcaagttgtgCAGCGtgactaaaaacaaaaaccaaccaaacaaacaaaaaaaaaaacccacacaaaaacaaaaacccttccatcccttctccaaataaaatgacaagccttggaaaaaaaaaaaaatgaagtttctgCATTGCCAAGCTGGATGTGGAGACATGGGTACGTGagcgtccctggtggcttagatggtaaagaatctgcctacaatacaggagactggggttcgatccctgggtccggaatattccctggagaaggaaatggcaacccactccagtattcttgcctggaagatctcgtggatagaggagctgggtgagctacagtccatggggtctcaaagagtcagacacgactgagccactgacacACACTGAAATGGGTAGAGGTGGGCAATGGTATTTGCTTGGAAAACGTTCAATTTGAGAGTCCTGTGAGATTCCCAAGAGAAAATGCAGGATCAGTAGCTGGATATATGGGTCTTagaaaaagacagacatcaacggctcttctgtcctctcaatgccctggaagaaacagaagggaGAAAATAACCTACACAGATCCCTACGACACTGCTTAAAAATCTCAGGCACAGACTCGGGTGGCAAAGAAAGATGAGGCTTACCCTGTCTCAGCAGTTTCCTCGTTTCAGAATGTATGACTAGGTGCTTTGCAAGGTGCTTGATAAACTAGAAAGCAAAATGCACCATAGTACATTAACATCAGTAATTAGAAGTTTTAATAAAACCACCCACCAGAAGCAACCTGATGCCAGTTGTAATTTGATAGATTCAGAATAATGACGTTGCTGTTTCTGAAATATTAATACCATAAACATCTTTTTTCAGACATGTTCTTTTTGTGCATCATCTGCGTTTCTtatctttcctcctctccctgtTGCCTTCTCAGTTTCTGCGGTCTGCTAGCCCCTCTCCTAGGGCGGAGGTGGGGGGCATGCACTGTGGGGGAGGGGCTCTGGCTGGAAGGGGGCCAAGCCCGCAAGGCCTCTCCCAGGGCTCCCTAGACCGTGCATCTTCCTGGTGCCCAGTTCTTTCTGGCTGGCTACCTTCGGACCTTTGTCTGTTTCCAGGCATCTTCatctaaatggaaagaaaaaaggattattttgtcttttgctaatcaaaaaaaaaatcatagaaataaatttaaatggctAACAGCAAGGAAGGATTTCCTAGGCAGAGAGATGGTAGCAGAAAGGACCCTGGATGTGGAGACCTGGACTCTGTAATGACCACCATTTGTTTCCTCATCCAGATCTTTGCCTCTCTTAGAGTAAGGAAGATTGTCTAGGTAGCCTCCTCAAAAATTAGTTGGGGTGTTTAATTACTTTGGCTGCATTCTTTTCTGTGCCCAGATTAGAGGCATTCAGAACAAGAACAGA belongs to Bubalus kerabau isolate K-KA32 ecotype Philippines breed swamp buffalo chromosome 9, PCC_UOA_SB_1v2, whole genome shotgun sequence and includes:
- the AKAP12 gene encoding A-kinase anchor protein 12 isoform X1 translates to MGAGSSTEQRSPEQPEAGSATPAEPEPSGGGSAAEAAPGTPGDPAIAPADPATKLLQKNGQLSTVNSLAEQGELGLQEEALIGQEEEVTVTDVGQRESEDVSERDSDKEMAANSAVVQDITKEGKEEMPEMMEPIPALESSVEELMQPPEPQANDVGFKKVFKFVGFKFTVKKDKTEKSDSVQLLTVKKDESEGAGESDGAGDHPEPSRETGDATPKDGELKQSTEKPEEAPQREQSCTEISLQTESGQAAEEGKDEGEEKQEKETARPADSPTSPVASETASPFRKFFTQGWAGWRKKTSFRKPREEELEASEKKKEQEPEKAEENEKMEEPCEQPPAQEAPESTQDARLSADYEKVELPSEDQVQAPPEEKPAPLATEVFDEKVEIVAEVHVSTVEKDQEEPKAEAEETVELLPPEKSTETSADLQEAESAEMLKTEEDAGALSGDHSQATELSGDPKSPSTPPEGTVREAEMLSSQERIKVQGSPLKKLFTSTGLKKLSGKKQKGKRGGDEESGEQPSASLDSPDSPDEPKGVESSASSPEEPEEITCLEKGVAEAPGQDGEAEEGTTSDGEKKREGGVTPWASFKKMVTPKKRVRRLSESDKEDEADKVKSATLSSTESAASEVQEEAKVNGEEPKPEEPKRKVDTSVSWEALICVGSSKKRARKASSSDDEAGPKPLGGDSQKAEEAGRDKEPGPEAAAAGSQDHEQPPGSSSPEPAGSPSEGEGVSTWETFKRLVTSRKKSKSKLEERSEDSVAGSGAEHAASEAEPGKEESWVSIRKFIPGRRKKRPDGKQEPAAVEEAGPAEANEDDADIPAVVPLSEYDAVEREKTEAQQAPKSQEGPEQKQVDVDVSEELSKSLVHTVSVAVVDGTRAITNIEERAPSWISASVTEPLEQAEGEATPPSEEVLEREVVAEETPIVTKALPESQEASDDTMASEVELTSEAVTAAETTEASGAEETTDMVSAVSQLTDSPDTTEEATPVQEVEGGVPDAEDQARKTREVLQAVAEKVREESQLPDDAIQTTQKGQAKILEKVEEAEEGSQALDLKEVMDGVSKVLVQDTETETLTQENVVAEATAESLGEVPPGTDSAEARELVSTCLAETGTGVEAETALEQVVAPDSTETLTDSETNGSTPVADLDASNLSQPDKIMDVREYGEVPAGTQSQVPEGEVPPALKELPAASSDFQLQEERSSKMAEGLEHTDEEEGTVETVAILSKTEVIQETGQCSDEEAKEEPSMEGLALSADTEIPEKKITAVVLEEDVTKKVEFQENDNIELQSPAKSLPTPAEREMVVEGKRETVQVEATEGNEEKLEHEPAVAVCEELSKQLVQTVNVTIIDGEKEVVSFEGSSPLLASEEEACTGISVQSSEAALALIAAAVEEKVLGEAVKIVETTEALKSAEAHLVPEVESSEKDKEFPAQPGEEDVASTGTESQAESIPTIVSITPGKGIDADLEGDETISQKQELGGDGEQVGGQEGREINTGEEDGKAESEISKLEKESCRLVQSVIQTAVDRLGSTEETATDVQTQAQLAEADSQEAGQKMEKEESKPQACPVDETQAVEAKEESPLSTGEHAHLSVSKDANEASEKVAATSIEGSKVDDQRLEEVALPCQKKREILETESVLQDDGSAGFGERKKSPSESREDEKGDAAGDPGNQTSTPEDAEASGGSTKESLDTNGPKLKEKGDSQEEKVQSESEKEMKTQTQEETQNQERDLAKPEPTES
- the AKAP12 gene encoding A-kinase anchor protein 12 isoform X2, which encodes MMLGVLTITVGQRESEDVSERDSDKEMAANSAVVQDITKEGKEEMPEMMEPIPALESSVEELMQPPEPQANDVGFKKVFKFVGFKFTVKKDKTEKSDSVQLLTVKKDESEGAGESDGAGDHPEPSRETGDATPKDGELKQSTEKPEEAPQREQSCTEISLQTESGQAAEEGKDEGEEKQEKETARPADSPTSPVASETASPFRKFFTQGWAGWRKKTSFRKPREEELEASEKKKEQEPEKAEENEKMEEPCEQPPAQEAPESTQDARLSADYEKVELPSEDQVQAPPEEKPAPLATEVFDEKVEIVAEVHVSTVEKDQEEPKAEAEETVELLPPEKSTETSADLQEAESAEMLKTEEDAGALSGDHSQATELSGDPKSPSTPPEGTVREAEMLSSQERIKVQGSPLKKLFTSTGLKKLSGKKQKGKRGGDEESGEQPSASLDSPDSPDEPKGVESSASSPEEPEEITCLEKGVAEAPGQDGEAEEGTTSDGEKKREGGVTPWASFKKMVTPKKRVRRLSESDKEDEADKVKSATLSSTESAASEVQEEAKVNGEEPKPEEPKRKVDTSVSWEALICVGSSKKRARKASSSDDEAGPKPLGGDSQKAEEAGRDKEPGPEAAAAGSQDHEQPPGSSSPEPAGSPSEGEGVSTWETFKRLVTSRKKSKSKLEERSEDSVAGSGAEHAASEAEPGKEESWVSIRKFIPGRRKKRPDGKQEPAAVEEAGPAEANEDDADIPAVVPLSEYDAVEREKTEAQQAPKSQEGPEQKQVDVDVSEELSKSLVHTVSVAVVDGTRAITNIEERAPSWISASVTEPLEQAEGEATPPSEEVLEREVVAEETPIVTKALPESQEASDDTMASEVELTSEAVTAAETTEASGAEETTDMVSAVSQLTDSPDTTEEATPVQEVEGGVPDAEDQARKTREVLQAVAEKVREESQLPDDAIQTTQKGQAKILEKVEEAEEGSQALDLKEVMDGVSKVLVQDTETETLTQENVVAEATAESLGEVPPGTDSAEARELVSTCLAETGTGVEAETALEQVVAPDSTETLTDSETNGSTPVADLDASNLSQPDKIMDVREYGEVPAGTQSQVPEGEVPPALKELPAASSDFQLQEERSSKMAEGLEHTDEEEGTVETVAILSKTEVIQETGQCSDEEAKEEPSMEGLALSADTEIPEKKITAVVLEEDVTKKVEFQENDNIELQSPAKSLPTPAEREMVVEGKRETVQVEATEGNEEKLEHEPAVAVCEELSKQLVQTVNVTIIDGEKEVVSFEGSSPLLASEEEACTGISVQSSEAALALIAAAVEEKVLGEAVKIVETTEALKSAEAHLVPEVESSEKDKEFPAQPGEEDVASTGTESQAESIPTIVSITPGKGIDADLEGDETISQKQELGGDGEQVGGQEGREINTGEEDGKAESEISKLEKESCRLVQSVIQTAVDRLGSTEETATDVQTQAQLAEADSQEAGQKMEKEESKPQACPVDETQAVEAKEESPLSTGEHAHLSVSKDANEASEKVAATSIEGSKVDDQRLEEVALPCQKKREILETESVLQDDGSAGFGERKKSPSESREDEKGDAAGDPGNQTSTPEDAEASGGSTKESLDTNGPKLKEKGDSQEEKVQSESEKEMKTQTQEETQNQERDLAKPEPTES